From the Mycoplasmatota bacterium genome, one window contains:
- the acpP gene encoding acyl carrier protein — protein sequence MIFEKVSEIVSTELSVSKDEITLETHLQNDLGADSLDAVELVMTIEEEFNVSIPDDAAQNLKTVGDIVRYLENNK from the coding sequence ATGATATTTGAAAAAGTAAGTGAAATTGTTTCTACAGAATTGAGTGTTTCTAAAGATGAGATTACATTAGAGACACATTTACAAAATGATTTAGGTGCAGATAGTTTAGATGCTGTTGAATTAGTAATGACAATTGAAGAAGAGTTTAATGTATCTATACCAGATGATGCTGCACAAAATTTAAAAACAGTTGGCGATATAGTTCGTTATTTAGAAAATAATAAGTAG
- the fabK gene encoding enoyl-[acyl-carrier-protein] reductase FabK: protein MKNICELLNIKYPIIQGGMANIATHVLASAVSNAGGLGLIGAGGNDAETVRQEIIKCKQLTDKPFGVNIMLMSPHAKDIAQMVIEEGVQVVTTGAGNPGPYMENWKQAGIVVIPVVPSVALAKRMERAGADAVIAEGTESGGHVGELTTMALVPQVVDAISIPVIAAGGIADQRQVLAAFALGAKGIQVGTILLASNECPIHDNYKMKVIDANDTSTVVTGRKAGAPVRVLKNRMAREYLRMTDKGATLEDLEKLTLGSLRRAVFDGDVDKGSFMAGQVAGMIKEVKSIKQIIEDLFLEVDNYKNKLEIL from the coding sequence ATGAAAAATATTTGTGAGTTACTAAACATTAAGTATCCAATCATTCAAGGAGGAATGGCTAATATTGCAACTCATGTTTTAGCATCAGCAGTATCAAATGCTGGGGGATTAGGATTGATTGGGGCTGGTGGAAATGATGCAGAAACAGTACGCCAAGAAATCATTAAATGTAAACAACTAACTGATAAACCATTTGGTGTAAATATTATGTTAATGTCACCTCATGCGAAAGACATTGCCCAAATGGTAATTGAAGAAGGGGTTCAAGTTGTTACAACTGGTGCAGGAAACCCTGGACCTTATATGGAAAATTGGAAACAGGCTGGAATCGTTGTTATTCCTGTTGTACCAAGTGTAGCGTTAGCGAAGCGAATGGAAAGAGCAGGAGCTGATGCGGTAATTGCTGAGGGTACAGAATCAGGAGGACATGTAGGAGAATTAACAACGATGGCTCTTGTACCTCAAGTAGTAGATGCTATTTCTATACCAGTTATTGCAGCTGGAGGAATTGCTGATCAAAGACAAGTTCTAGCAGCATTTGCATTAGGTGCTAAAGGTATACAAGTAGGAACAATCCTTCTAGCAAGTAATGAATGTCCTATTCATGACAATTATAAAATGAAAGTAATAGATGCAAATGATACGAGTACAGTTGTAACAGGTCGCAAGGCAGGGGCTCCTGTACGTGTTTTAAAAAATAGAATGGCAAGAGAATATTTGCGCATGACCGATAAAGGGGCTACCTTAGAAGATTTAGAAAAATTGACATTAGGGTCATTAAGACGAGCTGTTTTTGATGGTGATGTTGATAAAGGATCATTCATGGCAGGACAAGTGGCAGGGATGATTAAAGAAGTGAAATCAATTAAACAAATTATTGAAGATTTATTTTTAGAGGTAGATAATTATAAAAATAAATTAGAAATCTTATAG
- a CDS encoding ketoacyl-ACP synthase III, with protein sequence MNNVKVISTGSYAPSKIMSNKDFEKIVDTNDEWIVQRTGIKNRHFSTGENTSDLAYQAALNAIQKVDYDTKKIDLIIVATFTPDYLSPGVANLVQAKLGLSEQDITCFDLNSGCTGLIYALNVAGSMLNSGKYQSALIIGAEVITKVIDFNDRNTCVLFGDGAGCLILENTVEDKLAYFYSTSQGELNKTLYVDEFIHMDGKRVYQFAVGAVEKAINKVLDDSGISLDEVTRIIPHQANIRIIQSVAKSLKIDMDKFFLNIDQYGNTSAASIAIALDEYINSKKSVENEKLLLVGFGSGFTYGAALITL encoded by the coding sequence ATGAATAATGTCAAAGTTATTTCAACAGGGAGTTATGCTCCTAGTAAAATAATGTCTAATAAAGATTTTGAAAAAATAGTAGATACAAATGATGAATGGATTGTTCAACGGACAGGAATAAAAAATCGTCATTTTTCTACTGGTGAAAACACTTCTGATTTAGCTTATCAAGCAGCTTTAAATGCGATACAAAAAGTAGATTATGATACAAAAAAGATTGATTTAATTATTGTAGCTACTTTTACACCGGATTATTTAAGTCCAGGTGTTGCTAATTTAGTTCAAGCTAAATTAGGTTTAAGTGAACAAGACATTACTTGTTTTGATTTAAATTCAGGTTGTACAGGGTTAATTTATGCATTGAATGTTGCTGGATCTATGTTAAATAGTGGAAAGTATCAAAGTGCTTTAATTATTGGGGCAGAAGTGATTACTAAAGTAATTGATTTTAATGATCGAAATACTTGTGTCTTATTTGGTGATGGCGCAGGATGTTTAATTTTAGAAAATACAGTAGAAGATAAGTTAGCTTATTTCTATTCAACTAGTCAAGGTGAGTTAAACAAAACTTTATATGTTGATGAATTTATTCATATGGATGGTAAAAGAGTTTATCAATTTGCTGTTGGTGCTGTAGAAAAAGCAATTAATAAAGTTTTAGATGATAGTGGTATATCATTGGATGAGGTAACAAGAATTATCCCACATCAAGCAAACATACGAATTATTCAGAGTGTTGCAAAAAGTTTAAAAATTGACATGGATAAGTTCTTCCTTAATATTGATCAATATGGAAACACATCTGCAGCTTCTATTGCGATTGCTTTAGATGAATATATAAATAGTAAAAAAAGTGTAGAAAATGAAAAATTATTACTCGTAGGTTTTGGCTCAGGCTTTACCTATGGAGCAGCTTTAATAACATTATAG
- the accD gene encoding acetyl-CoA carboxylase, carboxyltransferase subunit beta: MENFLEDRKSKLDIFKKKIRKKTSKLSKVDIPDGLFTKCSECDELIYINDLLKNNHVCPKCQYHFRMNARDRLKLVCDKHSFKELFTNIYTVNVLDFPDYLEKIENYQAKSNETDAFICGEAKINHIKVAIGVLDSYFMMGSMGNVVGEKVTRLIEYATLNELPLIIFSASGGARMQEGIFSLMQMAKTSAALKYHHNAGLLYLSVLTNPTTGGVAASFASLGDIIISEANALIGFAGQRVIKQTIRQDLPEGFQTAEFQLNKGFVDIVCERKSLKKTIQKILSLHKKVE; the protein is encoded by the coding sequence ATGGAAAATTTCTTAGAAGATAGAAAATCCAAATTAGATATTTTTAAGAAAAAAATACGAAAAAAAACTTCGAAATTGTCTAAAGTTGATATTCCTGATGGTTTATTTACTAAATGTAGCGAATGTGATGAACTGATTTATATAAATGATTTATTAAAAAATAATCATGTGTGTCCCAAATGTCAATATCATTTTCGTATGAATGCTCGTGATAGACTTAAACTTGTTTGTGATAAACACAGTTTTAAAGAGCTTTTTACAAATATTTACACTGTAAATGTTTTAGATTTTCCTGATTATTTAGAAAAGATAGAAAATTATCAAGCAAAATCAAACGAAACGGATGCCTTTATCTGTGGTGAAGCGAAAATTAACCATATAAAAGTAGCTATTGGGGTATTAGATAGCTATTTTATGATGGGGAGCATGGGGAATGTTGTTGGCGAAAAAGTTACAAGACTCATTGAATATGCTACTTTGAATGAATTACCTTTGATTATTTTTTCAGCATCAGGTGGTGCGAGAATGCAAGAAGGAATTTTTTCATTAATGCAAATGGCTAAAACCAGTGCTGCTTTAAAATACCATCATAATGCAGGTTTATTATATCTTAGTGTCTTGACAAACCCTACAACTGGTGGAGTAGCAGCTAGTTTTGCTTCACTAGGTGATATCATTATTAGTGAGGCAAATGCACTAATTGGTTTTGCTGGACAACGTGTCATTAAACAAACCATAAGACAAGATTTACCAGAAGGATTTCAAACTGCTGAATTTCAACTTAATAAGGGCTTTGTGGACATAGTATGTGAACGAAAATCCTTAAAGAAAACAATACAGAAAATCCTTTCGTTACACAAGAAGGTGGAATAA
- a CDS encoding acetyl-CoA carboxylase carboxyltransferase subunit alpha produces the protein MERLTEEQVWNKVMLARHPKRPTAKTLIDLLIKNFIELHGDRLYRDDSSIIGGIGYLGKMPVTIIAQEKGVTTNEKIEHNFGMPHPEGYRKALRLMKQAEKFNRPIIFIIDTPGAYPGIGAEERGQASAIANNLMDMIDLKVPLISLVLSEGGSGGALAIGVSDEVWMFENAIYSVLSPEGFASILYKDASLAKKAALKMKLTSEDLYHYQIIDNIIPEVNEGLHENVKYSVEILRKQLISKIKDLQSIDREQLLASRYQKYRQMSVYEEK, from the coding sequence ATGGAAAGATTAACAGAAGAACAAGTTTGGAATAAAGTGATGCTTGCTCGTCATCCCAAAAGACCGACTGCTAAAACATTAATCGATCTTTTAATTAAAAATTTTATTGAATTACATGGCGATCGATTGTATCGTGATGATTCAAGTATAATAGGTGGAATTGGTTATTTAGGGAAAATGCCTGTAACCATAATCGCACAGGAAAAAGGGGTCACAACAAATGAGAAAATTGAACATAATTTTGGTATGCCCCATCCTGAAGGGTATCGTAAAGCATTACGGTTAATGAAGCAAGCAGAAAAGTTTAATCGCCCCATTATATTTATTATTGATACACCTGGAGCTTATCCTGGAATAGGAGCAGAAGAACGAGGTCAAGCAAGTGCTATCGCCAATAATTTGATGGATATGATTGATTTAAAAGTACCATTAATTTCACTTGTTTTAAGTGAAGGTGGAAGTGGTGGCGCACTAGCTATTGGCGTAAGCGATGAAGTGTGGATGTTTGAAAATGCCATTTATTCAGTTTTATCTCCAGAAGGATTCGCTTCTATTTTGTATAAAGATGCATCACTTGCCAAAAAAGCTGCATTAAAGATGAAGTTAACGAGTGAAGATCTATATCATTATCAAATTATCGATAACATCATACCTGAAGTGAATGAAGGATTACATGAGAATGTAAAATATTCTGTTGAGATATTAAGAAAACAATTAATAAGTAAGATTAAAGATTTACAATCAATTGATAGAGAACAATTATTAGCATCACGTTATCAAAAATACCGTCAAATGAGTGTTTATGAGGAAAAGTGA
- a CDS encoding MarR family transcriptional regulator encodes MRKSDFTINSIGDLFFELQSKLQFFERKFLKEYGIVDVTPNEVKVLYIIGISNIKSMSEIADKLKITHGTLSITVNSLVKKGYVIRTRNKQDRRIIILYLTKKSLSVIKHYGIFYYELINKLIQTIDKDKAMVLNEILVKLNNIIETNFYEGIEKYEEDNE; translated from the coding sequence ATGAGGAAAAGTGATTTTACGATTAACAGTATTGGTGATTTATTTTTTGAGTTACAATCAAAACTACAATTTTTTGAAAGAAAATTTTTAAAGGAATATGGTATTGTTGATGTGACGCCTAATGAAGTAAAAGTTTTATATATCATTGGGATATCAAATATAAAATCAATGAGTGAAATAGCTGATAAATTGAAGATAACCCATGGGACACTATCGATTACGGTTAATAGTCTCGTTAAAAAAGGGTATGTTATTCGTACAAGAAACAAACAGGATAGAAGAATTATTATTCTATATCTAACTAAAAAAAGTTTAAGTGTAATTAAACATTATGGTATATTTTATTATGAATTGATTAATAAATTAATTCAAACTATCGATAAAGATAAAGCGATGGTATTAAATGAGATTTTAGTAAAACTTAATAATATTATCGAAACAAACTTTTATGAAGGAATTGAGAAATATGAAGAAGATAATGAATAA
- the accB gene encoding acetyl-CoA carboxylase biotin carboxyl carrier protein, whose translation MDFRQIQNIIKDFESSNITNLEIEMDNFKIKLNKNNLQEVEVSPIQVVKSNNHQEKKVEITDETEIYQVKSPLVGTFYGANSPKDEPFVKIGQKVNKGDTLCIIEAMKIMNEISAPTSGVIESINIKNGEPVGFDEVIMTIR comes from the coding sequence ATGGATTTCAGACAAATACAGAATATAATAAAAGACTTTGAGAGTTCAAATATTACTAATCTTGAAATAGAGATGGATAATTTTAAAATAAAATTGAATAAAAATAATCTTCAAGAAGTAGAAGTTTCACCAATTCAAGTGGTTAAGAGTAACAATCATCAAGAGAAAAAAGTTGAAATTACTGATGAAACAGAAATATATCAAGTTAAATCACCACTTGTGGGAACGTTCTATGGTGCTAATTCACCTAAAGATGAACCCTTTGTTAAAATTGGGCAAAAAGTGAATAAAGGAGATACTTTATGTATCATTGAAGCAATGAAAATCATGAATGAGATATCAGCACCGACTTCTGGTGTTATTGAATCAATCAATATTAAAAATGGTGAACCTGTTGGCTTTGATGAAGTCATCATGACTATTCGGTAG
- the fabG gene encoding 3-oxoacyl-[acyl-carrier-protein] reductase — protein sequence MDLTNKIAIVTGGATGIGREISLKLASYGATVVVNYNSSSNASESLVEEIKQMGKEAYAIKANISNYDEAQMLINSTIEKYGKVDILVNNAGITADSLLLRMKENDFDKVIDVNLKGTWNCCKHIAKHMSKQRSGKIINISSVVGIMGNIGQTNYCASKAGIIGLTKSLARELAKRNICCNAVAPGFIETKMTESLSEEIRKEYTRNIPLDRLGKASDVANLVAFLSSHLSDYITGQVINCDGGLVMY from the coding sequence ATGGATTTAACTAACAAAATTGCGATTGTCACAGGTGGCGCAACCGGTATTGGTCGTGAAATCAGTTTGAAATTAGCATCTTATGGTGCTACAGTTGTTGTCAATTATAATTCAAGTAGTAATGCTTCAGAATCTTTAGTTGAAGAAATAAAACAAATGGGAAAAGAAGCATATGCGATAAAAGCCAATATCTCTAATTATGATGAGGCACAGATGCTCATTAATTCAACTATTGAAAAATATGGTAAAGTAGATATTTTAGTAAATAATGCAGGAATTACAGCAGATTCTTTACTATTACGGATGAAAGAAAATGATTTTGATAAAGTCATAGATGTGAATTTAAAAGGTACATGGAATTGTTGTAAACATATAGCAAAGCATATGTCAAAACAACGTAGTGGTAAAATTATTAATATTTCAAGTGTTGTTGGAATTATGGGGAATATCGGTCAAACAAATTATTGTGCTTCAAAAGCAGGGATTATTGGTTTAACAAAATCACTTGCTAGAGAACTAGCTAAACGCAATATTTGTTGTAACGCTGTTGCACCTGGATTCATTGAAACTAAAATGACAGAAAGTTTAAGTGAAGAAATAAGAAAAGAATATACACGAAATATTCCATTAGATAGATTAGGAAAAGCAAGTGATGTGGCTAATTTAGTTGCTTTCTTAAGTAGCCATTTATCAGATTATATAACTGGGCAAGTCATCAATTGTGATGGTGGACTTGTAATGTATTAA
- the fabZ gene encoding 3-hydroxyacyl-ACP dehydratase FabZ, with translation MVLNSKEIQEIIPHRYPFLLVDRIIELESGKKAIGIKCVSNNEMHYLGHFPEEPVMPGVLIIESLAQVGAVAILSLPENKGKIAYFAGIRSAKFRYKVTPGDVLRLETELIKVRGSMGIGKAIAYVGDKVACEAELTFAIGK, from the coding sequence ATGGTATTAAATAGTAAAGAAATTCAAGAAATAATTCCTCATCGTTACCCATTCTTACTTGTTGACCGAATTATTGAACTAGAATCAGGAAAAAAAGCGATTGGGATAAAATGTGTATCAAATAATGAAATGCATTATTTAGGACATTTTCCAGAAGAACCAGTAATGCCAGGGGTTTTAATTATTGAATCATTGGCACAGGTTGGAGCTGTTGCGATTTTATCATTACCTGAAAATAAAGGGAAAATTGCCTATTTTGCTGGAATAAGATCAGCTAAATTTAGATATAAAGTTACCCCAGGCGATGTTTTAAGATTAGAAACAGAATTAATTAAGGTTCGTGGAAGTATGGGAATCGGAAAAGCGATTGCTTATGTAGGAGATAAAGTTGCTTGTGAGGCAGAATTAACATTTGCGATTGGTAAATAA
- the accC gene encoding acetyl-CoA carboxylase biotin carboxylase subunit — MKNKVLIANRGEIAVRIIRACKELGISCVAVYSTADKDSLHVKFADEAICIGKSRSTDSYLNINSIISAAIATGCNAIHPGYGFLSENEKFAEIVKECEIKFIGPSHEVIAKCGNKSMAKKIAQDSNVPVVSGSLGIVLDAKEGVKIANQIGYPVLIKAVNGGGGKGISIVREEDEFTKIFEKTVMEAEANFGDKSVYIEKYIENPRHIEVQILADSYGNVVHLGERDCSVQRRNQKMIEEAPSPFILDELREEIGNAAIRIAKQVGYENAGTVEFIVDKEGNYYFIEMNTRVQVEHPVTELVTGIDIVKEQIKIAYKQELSFRQEDIKIKGHAIECRINAEDPTNDFRPSPGLIKDLVLPGGNGVRLDTHLYSNYQVPPYYDSMLAKVIVHGHSRKEAIRKMRCALEEFIIDGIKSNIEFQYLIMHNPDFVRGIYDTSFIKQFIKLGKGD, encoded by the coding sequence ATGAAAAATAAAGTGTTAATCGCAAATAGAGGCGAAATCGCTGTAAGAATAATTAGAGCTTGTAAAGAGTTAGGTATTAGTTGTGTTGCAGTTTATTCTACTGCTGACAAAGATAGCTTACATGTTAAATTTGCTGATGAAGCCATCTGTATTGGTAAGTCAAGAAGTACAGATAGTTATTTGAATATAAATAGTATCATTAGTGCTGCGATAGCTACAGGTTGTAATGCGATTCATCCTGGTTATGGGTTTTTATCAGAGAATGAAAAGTTTGCAGAAATTGTAAAGGAATGTGAAATTAAGTTTATTGGTCCTAGTCATGAAGTTATCGCAAAATGTGGAAATAAATCAATGGCTAAAAAAATTGCTCAAGATAGTAATGTTCCTGTAGTGAGTGGTTCTTTAGGTATTGTTCTTGATGCTAAAGAAGGCGTTAAAATCGCTAATCAAATTGGCTACCCAGTTTTGATTAAAGCAGTGAATGGTGGCGGTGGAAAAGGGATTAGTATCGTAAGAGAAGAGGATGAATTTACTAAAATTTTTGAAAAGACTGTAATGGAAGCAGAGGCAAATTTTGGGGATAAATCCGTCTATATTGAAAAGTATATTGAAAATCCTCGTCACATTGAAGTACAAATATTAGCAGATAGTTATGGTAATGTTGTTCATTTAGGTGAACGAGATTGTTCTGTTCAGCGTCGTAATCAAAAAATGATTGAAGAGGCACCAAGTCCATTTATTCTAGATGAATTACGAGAAGAAATCGGAAATGCTGCGATTAGAATTGCCAAACAAGTTGGTTATGAAAATGCAGGAACCGTTGAATTTATTGTTGATAAAGAAGGAAATTACTATTTTATTGAAATGAATACACGTGTTCAAGTAGAACATCCAGTTACTGAACTAGTGACTGGAATTGATATTGTCAAAGAACAAATTAAGATTGCTTACAAACAAGAACTATCTTTTCGACAAGAAGATATAAAAATCAAAGGTCACGCGATAGAGTGTCGTATCAACGCAGAAGATCCTACCAATGATTTTCGACCTAGTCCGGGATTAATTAAGGATTTAGTATTACCTGGAGGTAATGGCGTAAGGTTAGATACCCATCTATACAGTAATTATCAAGTGCCTCCTTATTATGATTCGATGTTAGCTAAAGTGATTGTACATGGTCACTCTAGAAAAGAGGCCATTAGAAAAATGCGCTGTGCCTTAGAAGAATTTATTATTGATGGAATTAAAAGTAATATTGAATTTCAATATTTAATTATGCATAATCCTGATTTTGTTAGAGGTATTTATGATACGAGTTTTATCAAACAGTTTATAAAATTAGGTAAGGGTGATTAG
- the fabF gene encoding beta-ketoacyl-ACP synthase II has translation MKRRVVVTGLGAVTPVGNNVHDMWNSIKSGKNGITPITQFDTSNMKVKIAGEVKNLEIEKYLDKRSAKRLDRAIVLGLIAAGEAYQDANLENAEIDPYRFGTFVSSGIGGLGTINDESKKAHEKGGDRLSPFFIPNSIVNLIGGNIAIKYGAKGPAIPVVTACSAATNSIGEAFRYIRDGYCDITFAGGAEAAINELGVGGFTTMKALNTSNDVNNASIPFDNRRSGFVIAEGAGVIILEEYEHAKKRGAKIYGEMVGYGTTCDAFHITAPDETALGIANCIKIALDDANISPEQVDYINAHGTSTPHNDRLETLGIKKALGEAAYQINVSSTKSMTGHALGAIGGIEAIITVKAIENNLVPPTINYQEKDENCDLNYTPNQAVNRDINYAFSNSAGFGGQNACIVFKKFED, from the coding sequence ATGAAAAGACGTGTTGTTGTGACTGGTTTAGGAGCTGTTACTCCTGTTGGCAATAATGTTCATGATATGTGGAATTCAATTAAAAGTGGTAAAAATGGAATCACTCCGATTACTCAATTTGATACATCTAATATGAAAGTAAAAATTGCTGGTGAAGTTAAAAATTTAGAAATTGAAAAATATCTTGATAAACGATCTGCTAAACGTTTAGACCGTGCGATTGTTTTGGGTTTAATAGCAGCAGGTGAAGCATATCAAGATGCAAATTTAGAAAATGCTGAAATTGATCCTTACCGTTTTGGGACATTTGTATCAAGTGGTATTGGAGGATTAGGTACAATTAATGATGAATCAAAAAAAGCACATGAGAAAGGTGGAGACAGGTTATCGCCATTTTTTATCCCAAATTCAATTGTGAATTTAATTGGAGGAAATATTGCGATAAAATATGGTGCTAAAGGACCTGCTATACCTGTTGTTACAGCTTGTTCAGCAGCAACAAATTCAATTGGTGAAGCATTCCGTTATATACGTGATGGGTATTGTGATATCACTTTTGCTGGTGGAGCTGAGGCAGCAATTAATGAGTTAGGTGTCGGTGGATTTACGACAATGAAAGCACTAAATACATCAAATGATGTTAATAATGCCTCTATTCCATTTGATAATAGACGTAGTGGATTTGTGATTGCTGAGGGAGCAGGTGTGATTATATTAGAAGAATATGAACACGCTAAAAAAAGAGGGGCAAAGATTTACGGTGAAATGGTTGGTTATGGAACAACTTGTGATGCCTTCCATATTACAGCTCCAGATGAAACTGCTTTAGGAATAGCAAATTGTATTAAAATCGCATTAGATGATGCTAATATTAGCCCAGAACAAGTTGATTATATTAACGCACATGGGACATCAACACCACATAATGATAGATTAGAAACACTAGGAATAAAAAAAGCATTAGGTGAGGCTGCTTATCAAATAAATGTTAGTTCAACCAAATCAATGACAGGGCATGCTTTAGGAGCAATTGGTGGAATAGAAGCTATAATAACGGTTAAAGCAATTGAGAATAATCTTGTACCACCAACTATTAATTATCAAGAAAAAGATGAAAATTGTGATTTAAATTATACTCCAAATCAAGCAGTTAATAGAGATATTAATTATGCTTTTAGTAATAGTGCTGGTTTTGGTGGACAAAATGCTTGTATTGTTTTCAAAAAATTTGAAGATTAA
- a CDS encoding DegV family protein, producing the protein MSKIAILTDSSSSIYNVEHSYDNLFSLDIPCFIGDEIYKDFETKGDNVFYEALKQTDRVPKTSQPSVGETLTMYEKIKSLGYTHIIYLPISKELSGTYQNGFLAKDMIEGIEIDIVDTRTTVSILGSMVFEACRLSRLDFDSQTIINKVLKLREGTGYYVTLNDLTSLVKNGRLSNAKSMLANLLKLKPVIALTKEGKLVNEKAVRTYKAAIREVIEKVALEVDQHKGVVHLAYTENTSDKDYALKVIKDRLPHMKIEIFTLPATVVAHVGLQTLAVGYVNYLI; encoded by the coding sequence ATGTCTAAAATCGCAATTTTAACAGATAGTTCATCATCTATTTATAATGTAGAACATAGTTATGATAACTTATTTAGTTTAGATATCCCTTGTTTTATTGGAGATGAAATATATAAAGACTTTGAAACAAAGGGTGACAATGTATTTTATGAAGCATTAAAACAAACAGATAGAGTTCCGAAAACAAGTCAACCTTCAGTTGGTGAAACTCTAACAATGTATGAAAAAATAAAATCATTGGGATATACACATATTATCTATTTACCAATATCTAAGGAACTAAGTGGGACTTATCAAAATGGATTTTTAGCAAAAGATATGATTGAAGGAATTGAAATTGATATTGTGGACACAAGAACAACAGTTTCAATCTTAGGTAGTATGGTTTTTGAAGCTTGTAGATTATCACGTTTAGATTTTGATAGTCAGACCATCATAAATAAAGTATTAAAACTTCGTGAAGGAACAGGTTATTATGTCACACTTAATGATCTAACCTCACTTGTTAAAAATGGAAGATTATCAAATGCGAAAAGTATGTTAGCTAACTTATTAAAATTAAAACCAGTTATCGCTTTGACAAAAGAGGGGAAATTGGTAAATGAAAAAGCCGTTAGAACCTATAAAGCGGCCATTAGAGAAGTAATAGAAAAAGTAGCTTTAGAAGTAGATCAACATAAAGGTGTTGTCCATCTTGCTTATACAGAAAATACGAGTGATAAAGATTATGCTTTAAAAGTAATCAAGGATAGACTACCTCATATGAAAATTGAAATATTTACATTACCAGCAACAGTTGTTGCTCATGTAGGTTTACAAACATTAGCCGTAGGCTATGTTAATTATTTAATTTAA
- the fabD gene encoding ACP S-malonyltransferase yields MKTLAILFSGQGSQYIGMGQDFYEKYDEVKDLYKKANQVLGYDLTKICFEENKLINQTQYTQPSVLVTSLGIYTAILKEMKINPKVLAGFSLGEYSALYASGIFDFEKIVYLVKQRANYMEKCATAYPGKMAAIIGMKQDVLTNICEEVAKTHGIVQIANYNCPNQLVIGGKKEAVEMVCAQAKEKGARRAVVLNVSGGFHTSLMSDAANEMYEEVIKTPYNKPAIDIIMNATADYLPFNQLPQLMKRQIESSVYFEDTIKKMIADGIDTFIEIGPGNVLSGFVRKIDRTKTVISIDKLSDLERVKSWI; encoded by the coding sequence ATGAAAACGTTAGCGATTTTGTTTTCTGGTCAAGGATCTCAATATATTGGTATGGGACAAGACTTTTATGAAAAATACGATGAAGTAAAAGATTTATATAAAAAAGCTAATCAAGTTTTAGGTTATGATTTAACCAAAATTTGTTTTGAAGAAAATAAGTTAATAAACCAAACACAATATACTCAACCAAGTGTATTAGTAACATCACTTGGAATTTATACTGCCATATTAAAAGAGATGAAGATAAATCCCAAGGTTTTAGCAGGATTTAGTTTAGGAGAATATAGTGCCTTATATGCATCAGGAATTTTTGATTTTGAGAAGATTGTGTATCTCGTAAAACAAAGAGCGAATTACATGGAAAAATGTGCAACCGCATATCCAGGTAAAATGGCAGCGATTATTGGTATGAAACAAGATGTTTTAACAAATATTTGTGAGGAAGTTGCCAAAACACATGGCATAGTTCAAATCGCAAATTATAATTGTCCTAATCAATTAGTCATTGGAGGAAAAAAAGAAGCAGTTGAAATGGTATGTGCACAAGCAAAAGAAAAAGGTGCAAGACGTGCCGTTGTTTTAAATGTAAGTGGTGGTTTTCATACATCACTCATGAGTGATGCAGCTAATGAAATGTATGAAGAAGTGATTAAGACTCCTTACAATAAACCAGCTATTGATATCATCATGAATGCAACTGCTGATTATCTACCGTTTAATCAATTACCACAATTAATGAAAAGACAAATTGAATCCTCAGTTTATTTTGAGGATACCATAAAAAAAATGATTGCTGATGGGATCGATACCTTTATTGAAATTGGTCCTGGGAATGTCTTAAGTGGATTTGTTCGAAAAATAGATCGGACTAAAACCGTTATTTCAATTGATAAATTAAGTGATTTAGAAAGGGTGAAATCATGGATTTAA